One genomic region from Conexibacter woesei DSM 14684 encodes:
- the ybeY gene encoding rRNA maturation RNase YbeY translates to MLEVEVIGLDDGEVEGLTAIDVEELCGLAFSSAGIEEGHVAVAFVDAETIQTLNRDHRGRDAPTDVLSFPIDGIDGEALRQIPAAQRELGDVVICPPHTEDLSEAVVHGALHLTGMDHEVDDGEMLALQAELLRWIQP, encoded by the coding sequence ATGCTGGAGGTCGAGGTCATCGGGCTCGATGACGGCGAGGTCGAGGGTCTGACCGCGATCGACGTCGAGGAGCTGTGCGGGCTCGCGTTCTCCTCGGCCGGGATCGAGGAGGGGCACGTCGCGGTCGCGTTCGTCGACGCCGAGACGATCCAGACGCTCAACCGCGACCACCGCGGCAGGGACGCGCCGACCGACGTGCTCTCGTTCCCGATCGACGGGATCGACGGCGAGGCGCTGAGACAGATCCCCGCCGCGCAGCGCGAGCTGGGCGACGTCGTGATCTGCCCGCCGCACACAGAGGATCTCAGCGAGGCCGTCGTGCACGGCGCGCTCCACCTGACAGGAATGGACCACGAAGTGGATGACGGCGAGATGCTCGCGCTCCAGGCCGAGCTGCTGCGATGGATTCAGCCATGA
- the era gene encoding GTPase Era, with product MTVDGAPTTRSGFVALAGRPNVGKSTLTNAIVGAKVAIVSDKPQTTRRAIRGVRTTPDHQLILVDLPGVQRPRDVLTERMQGRVESELRDADAALLLLNAEQGVGPGDRFIAALLKRAPVPVVIAVNKIDRCSKHETAVVLQAAADLEVADDIFPISARGGQGVQTLVDHLAGLLPPGPYYFPPEDRSDQAENVLLAELVREQVLRRTRQEVPHSVEVEVGEIEDREDDLIYVRAVAWVETDSQKGILIGAGGRMIRAIGTAARRELERELGTRVHLDLTVRVRKSWRTDERLLDRLGIE from the coding sequence ATGACGGTCGACGGCGCGCCCACGACCAGAAGCGGCTTCGTCGCGCTGGCCGGCCGGCCGAACGTCGGCAAGTCGACGCTGACGAACGCGATCGTCGGCGCGAAGGTGGCGATCGTCTCCGACAAGCCGCAGACGACCCGCCGCGCGATCCGCGGGGTGCGGACGACGCCCGACCACCAGCTGATCCTCGTCGACCTGCCGGGCGTCCAGCGCCCGCGCGACGTGCTCACCGAGCGGATGCAGGGACGCGTCGAGAGCGAGCTGCGTGACGCCGACGCGGCGCTGCTGCTGCTCAACGCCGAGCAGGGCGTCGGCCCGGGCGACCGCTTCATCGCCGCGCTGCTCAAGCGCGCGCCGGTCCCGGTCGTGATCGCGGTCAACAAGATCGATCGCTGCTCCAAGCACGAGACCGCGGTGGTCCTCCAGGCGGCGGCAGACCTCGAGGTCGCCGACGACATCTTCCCGATCTCCGCGCGCGGCGGTCAGGGCGTCCAGACGCTCGTCGACCACCTCGCCGGGCTGCTGCCGCCCGGCCCGTACTACTTCCCGCCCGAGGACCGCTCCGACCAGGCCGAGAACGTCCTGCTGGCGGAGCTGGTGCGCGAGCAGGTGCTGCGCCGGACGCGCCAGGAGGTCCCGCACTCGGTCGAGGTCGAGGTCGGCGAGATCGAGGACCGCGAGGACGACCTGATCTACGTCCGCGCCGTCGCCTGGGTCGAGACCGACTCGCAGAAGGGGATCCTGATCGGCGCCGGCGGGCGGATGATCAGAGCGATCGGCACCGCAGCGCGCAGAGAGCTCGAGCGCGAGTTGGGCACCCGCGTCCACCTCGACCTGACCGTCCGCGTGCGCAAGAGCTGGCGCACCGACGAACGCCTGCTCGACCGGCTCGGGATCGAGTAG